A window of Grus americana isolate bGruAme1 chromosome 21, bGruAme1.mat, whole genome shotgun sequence contains these coding sequences:
- the C1QTNF12 gene encoding adipolin isoform X2, translating into MKGCTWVFVASLLCQQFCLFRVTAAKRERKMKKEPNQYTEPFNATLSNSEELHGHPKILESPDPRITDPRRTWISFVHRPDDGNTSKRRCKGKDKKLRGLVGPPGPPGPQGPPGAPGAEVTREVLLQEFKEILKEAIERRASLAISAHPSQLPPLLLSLEEVSPHRHVEEAFHCKLKGQVIVDKKTLVELQNFQSPLAKGAFLRGTGLNLATGRFTAPVSGIYQFSANVHVDHSELKSKVQLRARDNVRVLICIESLCHRYTSFQLKLLENCSGSSWDVRTTSLSHTARAGLWKSLLVWKVTAKSSLSMSMAYCSCRLASTPPYLWTTVLELPSPFRMDRTSWGC; encoded by the exons atgaagggGTGCACCTGGGTATTTGTGGCATCTTTactttgtcagcagttttgccTCTTCAGAGTTACAGCagcaaagagagagaggaagatgaagaaagaacCTAATCAGTATACGGAGCCTTTCAATGCGACCCTCTCAAACAGTGAGGAACTGCACGGGCATCCCAAG ATCCTAGAATCTCCAGATCCTCGAATCACGGATCCACGGCGGACCTGGATCTCCTTTGTTCACCGCCCAGATGATGGCAATACCTCTAAAAGGAGATGCAAAgggaaagacaagaaatta CGTGGCCTTGTTGGGCCCCCAGGACCTCCTGGTCCCCAGGGACCTCCAGGAGCACCTGGTGCTGAAGTCACCCGGGAAGTCCTCCTGCAGGAGTTTAAGGAGATATTAAAAG aagcCATTGAGCGTCGAGCATCCCTGGCTATTTCAGCCCATCCTAGCCAGCTGCCTCCACTCCTGCTCTCCTTGGAGGAAGTTTCGCCCCACAGACATGTAGAGGAGGCATTCCATTGCAAGCTAAAAGGACAAGTCATTGTAGATAAGAAGACCCTGGTAGAACTTCAGAACTTCCAGTCG CCTCTGGCCAAAGGAGCTTTTCTCCGGGGGACGGGATTAAATCTGGCAACAGGACGTTTCACAGCACCTGTGTCCGGCATCTACCAGTTTTCAGCAAATGTCCACGTTG ACCACAGTGAGTTGAAGAGTAAAGTCCAACTCCGAGCCAGAGATAATGTCCGAGTGTTGATCTGCATTGAATCTCTGTGCCACCGATACAC GTCTTTCCAGCTGAAGCTGCTAGAAAATTGTTCTGGTTCTAGCTGGGATGTGCGAACAACCTCTTTGTCACATACAGCCCGGGCAG GTCTTTGGAAGTCATTGCTGGTCTggaaagtaacagcaaaatCTTCACTATCTATGTCCATGGCTTACTGCAGCTGCAG gctgGCCAGTACACCTCCATATTTGTGGACAACAGTGCTGGAGCTCCCATCACCATTCAGAATGGATCGGACTTCATGGGGATGTTAA
- the C1QTNF12 gene encoding adipolin isoform X4, with protein sequence MKGCTWVFVASLLCQQFCLFRVTAAKRERKMKKEPNQYTEPFNATLSNSEELHGHPKILESPDPRITDPRRTWISFVHRPDDGNTSKRRCKGKDKKLRGLVGPPGPPGPQGPPGAPGAEVTREVLLQEFKEILKEAIERRASLAISAHPSQLPPLLLSLEEVSPHRHVEEAFHCKLKGQVIVDKKTLVELQNFQSPLAKGAFLRGTGLNLATGRFTAPVSGIYQFSANVHVDHSELKSKVQLRARDNVRVLICIESLCHRYTSLEVIAGLESNSKIFTIYVHGLLQLQAGQYTSIFVDNSAGAPITIQNGSDFMGMLMGA encoded by the exons atgaagggGTGCACCTGGGTATTTGTGGCATCTTTactttgtcagcagttttgccTCTTCAGAGTTACAGCagcaaagagagagaggaagatgaagaaagaacCTAATCAGTATACGGAGCCTTTCAATGCGACCCTCTCAAACAGTGAGGAACTGCACGGGCATCCCAAG ATCCTAGAATCTCCAGATCCTCGAATCACGGATCCACGGCGGACCTGGATCTCCTTTGTTCACCGCCCAGATGATGGCAATACCTCTAAAAGGAGATGCAAAgggaaagacaagaaatta CGTGGCCTTGTTGGGCCCCCAGGACCTCCTGGTCCCCAGGGACCTCCAGGAGCACCTGGTGCTGAAGTCACCCGGGAAGTCCTCCTGCAGGAGTTTAAGGAGATATTAAAAG aagcCATTGAGCGTCGAGCATCCCTGGCTATTTCAGCCCATCCTAGCCAGCTGCCTCCACTCCTGCTCTCCTTGGAGGAAGTTTCGCCCCACAGACATGTAGAGGAGGCATTCCATTGCAAGCTAAAAGGACAAGTCATTGTAGATAAGAAGACCCTGGTAGAACTTCAGAACTTCCAGTCG CCTCTGGCCAAAGGAGCTTTTCTCCGGGGGACGGGATTAAATCTGGCAACAGGACGTTTCACAGCACCTGTGTCCGGCATCTACCAGTTTTCAGCAAATGTCCACGTTG ACCACAGTGAGTTGAAGAGTAAAGTCCAACTCCGAGCCAGAGATAATGTCCGAGTGTTGATCTGCATTGAATCTCTGTGCCACCGATACAC GTCTTTGGAAGTCATTGCTGGTCTggaaagtaacagcaaaatCTTCACTATCTATGTCCATGGCTTACTGCAGCTGCAG gctgGCCAGTACACCTCCATATTTGTGGACAACAGTGCTGGAGCTCCCATCACCATTCAGAATGGATCGGACTTCATGGGGATGTTAATGGGCGCATAA
- the C1QTNF12 gene encoding adipolin isoform X3, translated as MKGCTWVFVASLLCQQFCLFRVTAAKRERKMKKEPNQYTEPFNATLSNSEELHGHPKILESPDPRITDPRRTWISFVHRPDDGNTSKRRCKGKDKKLRGLVGPPGPPGPQGPPGAPGAEVTREVLLQEFKEILKEAIERRASLAISAHPSQLPPLLLSLEEVSPHRHVEEAFHCKLKGQVIVDKKTLVELQNFQSVRRDYRLNLCNSSTAIPLAKGAFLRGTGLNLATGRFTAPVSGIYQFSANVHVDHSELKSKVQLRARDNVRVLICIESLCHRYTSLEVIAGLESNSKIFTIYVHGLLQLQAGQYTSIFVDNSAGAPITIQNGSDFMGMLMGA; from the exons atgaagggGTGCACCTGGGTATTTGTGGCATCTTTactttgtcagcagttttgccTCTTCAGAGTTACAGCagcaaagagagagaggaagatgaagaaagaacCTAATCAGTATACGGAGCCTTTCAATGCGACCCTCTCAAACAGTGAGGAACTGCACGGGCATCCCAAG ATCCTAGAATCTCCAGATCCTCGAATCACGGATCCACGGCGGACCTGGATCTCCTTTGTTCACCGCCCAGATGATGGCAATACCTCTAAAAGGAGATGCAAAgggaaagacaagaaatta CGTGGCCTTGTTGGGCCCCCAGGACCTCCTGGTCCCCAGGGACCTCCAGGAGCACCTGGTGCTGAAGTCACCCGGGAAGTCCTCCTGCAGGAGTTTAAGGAGATATTAAAAG aagcCATTGAGCGTCGAGCATCCCTGGCTATTTCAGCCCATCCTAGCCAGCTGCCTCCACTCCTGCTCTCCTTGGAGGAAGTTTCGCCCCACAGACATGTAGAGGAGGCATTCCATTGCAAGCTAAAAGGACAAGTCATTGTAGATAAGAAGACCCTGGTAGAACTTCAGAACTTCCAGTCGGTGAGAAGGGATTACAGACTGAACCTGTGCAACTCCTCAACAGCCATT CCTCTGGCCAAAGGAGCTTTTCTCCGGGGGACGGGATTAAATCTGGCAACAGGACGTTTCACAGCACCTGTGTCCGGCATCTACCAGTTTTCAGCAAATGTCCACGTTG ACCACAGTGAGTTGAAGAGTAAAGTCCAACTCCGAGCCAGAGATAATGTCCGAGTGTTGATCTGCATTGAATCTCTGTGCCACCGATACAC GTCTTTGGAAGTCATTGCTGGTCTggaaagtaacagcaaaatCTTCACTATCTATGTCCATGGCTTACTGCAGCTGCAG gctgGCCAGTACACCTCCATATTTGTGGACAACAGTGCTGGAGCTCCCATCACCATTCAGAATGGATCGGACTTCATGGGGATGTTAATGGGCGCATAA
- the C1QTNF12 gene encoding adipolin isoform X5, whose translation MKGCTWVFVASLLCQQFCLFRVTAAKRERKMKKEPNQYTEPFNATLSNSEELHGHPKILESPDPRITDPRRTWISFVHRPDDGNTSKRRCKGKDKKLRGLVGPPGPPGPQGPPGAPGAEVTREVLLQEFKEILKEAIERRASLAISAHPSQLPPLLLSLEEVSPHRHVEEAFHCKLKGQVIVDKKTLVELQNFQSVRRDYRLNLCNSSTAIPLAKGAFLRGTGLNLATGRFTAPVSGIYQFSANVHVDHSELKSKVQLRARDNVRVLICIESLCHRYTT comes from the exons atgaagggGTGCACCTGGGTATTTGTGGCATCTTTactttgtcagcagttttgccTCTTCAGAGTTACAGCagcaaagagagagaggaagatgaagaaagaacCTAATCAGTATACGGAGCCTTTCAATGCGACCCTCTCAAACAGTGAGGAACTGCACGGGCATCCCAAG ATCCTAGAATCTCCAGATCCTCGAATCACGGATCCACGGCGGACCTGGATCTCCTTTGTTCACCGCCCAGATGATGGCAATACCTCTAAAAGGAGATGCAAAgggaaagacaagaaatta CGTGGCCTTGTTGGGCCCCCAGGACCTCCTGGTCCCCAGGGACCTCCAGGAGCACCTGGTGCTGAAGTCACCCGGGAAGTCCTCCTGCAGGAGTTTAAGGAGATATTAAAAG aagcCATTGAGCGTCGAGCATCCCTGGCTATTTCAGCCCATCCTAGCCAGCTGCCTCCACTCCTGCTCTCCTTGGAGGAAGTTTCGCCCCACAGACATGTAGAGGAGGCATTCCATTGCAAGCTAAAAGGACAAGTCATTGTAGATAAGAAGACCCTGGTAGAACTTCAGAACTTCCAGTCGGTGAGAAGGGATTACAGACTGAACCTGTGCAACTCCTCAACAGCCATT CCTCTGGCCAAAGGAGCTTTTCTCCGGGGGACGGGATTAAATCTGGCAACAGGACGTTTCACAGCACCTGTGTCCGGCATCTACCAGTTTTCAGCAAATGTCCACGTTG ACCACAGTGAGTTGAAGAGTAAAGTCCAACTCCGAGCCAGAGATAATGTCCGAGTGTTGATCTGCATTGAATCTCTGTGCCACCGATACAC CACTTAA
- the C1QTNF12 gene encoding adipolin isoform X1, with translation MKGCTWVFVASLLCQQFCLFRVTAAKRERKMKKEPNQYTEPFNATLSNSEELHGHPKILESPDPRITDPRRTWISFVHRPDDGNTSKRRCKGKDKKLRGLVGPPGPPGPQGPPGAPGAEVTREVLLQEFKEILKEAIERRASLAISAHPSQLPPLLLSLEEVSPHRHVEEAFHCKLKGQVIVDKKTLVELQNFQSVRRDYRLNLCNSSTAIPLAKGAFLRGTGLNLATGRFTAPVSGIYQFSANVHVDHSELKSKVQLRARDNVRVLICIESLCHRYTSFQLKLLENCSGSSWDVRTTSLSHTARAGLWKSLLVWKVTAKSSLSMSMAYCSCRLASTPPYLWTTVLELPSPFRMDRTSWGC, from the exons atgaagggGTGCACCTGGGTATTTGTGGCATCTTTactttgtcagcagttttgccTCTTCAGAGTTACAGCagcaaagagagagaggaagatgaagaaagaacCTAATCAGTATACGGAGCCTTTCAATGCGACCCTCTCAAACAGTGAGGAACTGCACGGGCATCCCAAG ATCCTAGAATCTCCAGATCCTCGAATCACGGATCCACGGCGGACCTGGATCTCCTTTGTTCACCGCCCAGATGATGGCAATACCTCTAAAAGGAGATGCAAAgggaaagacaagaaatta CGTGGCCTTGTTGGGCCCCCAGGACCTCCTGGTCCCCAGGGACCTCCAGGAGCACCTGGTGCTGAAGTCACCCGGGAAGTCCTCCTGCAGGAGTTTAAGGAGATATTAAAAG aagcCATTGAGCGTCGAGCATCCCTGGCTATTTCAGCCCATCCTAGCCAGCTGCCTCCACTCCTGCTCTCCTTGGAGGAAGTTTCGCCCCACAGACATGTAGAGGAGGCATTCCATTGCAAGCTAAAAGGACAAGTCATTGTAGATAAGAAGACCCTGGTAGAACTTCAGAACTTCCAGTCGGTGAGAAGGGATTACAGACTGAACCTGTGCAACTCCTCAACAGCCATT CCTCTGGCCAAAGGAGCTTTTCTCCGGGGGACGGGATTAAATCTGGCAACAGGACGTTTCACAGCACCTGTGTCCGGCATCTACCAGTTTTCAGCAAATGTCCACGTTG ACCACAGTGAGTTGAAGAGTAAAGTCCAACTCCGAGCCAGAGATAATGTCCGAGTGTTGATCTGCATTGAATCTCTGTGCCACCGATACAC GTCTTTCCAGCTGAAGCTGCTAGAAAATTGTTCTGGTTCTAGCTGGGATGTGCGAACAACCTCTTTGTCACATACAGCCCGGGCAG GTCTTTGGAAGTCATTGCTGGTCTggaaagtaacagcaaaatCTTCACTATCTATGTCCATGGCTTACTGCAGCTGCAG gctgGCCAGTACACCTCCATATTTGTGGACAACAGTGCTGGAGCTCCCATCACCATTCAGAATGGATCGGACTTCATGGGGATGTTAA